A region of Oscillatoria sp. FACHB-1406 DNA encodes the following proteins:
- a CDS encoding DNA-directed RNA polymerase subunit gamma: protein MKTPTEQRFDYVKIGLASPERIRRWGERTLPNGQVVGEVTKPETINYRTLKPEMDGLFCERIFGPAKDWECHCGKYKRVRHRGIVCERCGVEVTESRVRRHRMGFIKLAAPVTHVWYLKGIPSYLSILLDMPLRDVEQIVYFNAYVVLDPGNASNLSYRQLLTEDQWLEIEEQLYAEESELVGIEVGIGAEAIQRLLEEVNLEEEAEKLREEIAGAKGQKRAKLIKRLRVIDNFIATGARPEWMVLEAIPVIPPDLRPMVQLDGGRFATSDLNDLYRRVINRNNRLARLQEILAPEIIVRNEKRMLQEAVDALIDNGRRGRTVVGANNRPLKSLSDIIEGKQGRFRQNLLGKRVDYSGRSVIVVGPNLNIYQCGLPREMAIELFQPFVIHRLIKGGLVNNIKAAKKLIQRSDPVVWDVLEEVIAGHPVMLNRAPTLHRLGIQAFEPILVDGRAIQLHPLVCPAFNADFDGDQMAVHVPLSLEAQAEARLLMLACHNILSPATGRPIVTPSQDMVLGCYYLTAENPKAQKGAGRYFGSLDDALRAFDRDELDLHAYVWVRYSGELEAPDGEETLVSKTENEDGTVTKEYEFRKVRETASGEVIVQYIRTTTGRIIYNKTIQEALAS, encoded by the coding sequence ATGAAAACTCCAACAGAACAGCGCTTCGATTACGTGAAAATTGGTCTGGCTTCCCCGGAGCGGATCCGCCGCTGGGGAGAGCGCACGCTACCCAACGGTCAAGTCGTGGGCGAAGTCACCAAACCGGAAACGATTAATTACCGCACCCTCAAACCCGAAATGGACGGCTTGTTCTGCGAGCGCATTTTCGGTCCGGCAAAGGATTGGGAATGTCATTGCGGCAAGTATAAACGAGTGCGCCATCGCGGTATCGTTTGCGAGCGCTGCGGCGTGGAAGTGACCGAATCTCGCGTTCGCCGCCATCGCATGGGCTTTATTAAATTAGCCGCCCCCGTTACCCACGTTTGGTATCTCAAAGGGATTCCCAGCTATCTCAGCATTTTGCTCGATATGCCGCTGCGGGATGTCGAGCAGATCGTGTATTTCAATGCTTATGTGGTTCTCGATCCCGGCAATGCCAGCAATCTCAGCTATCGCCAACTGCTAACCGAAGATCAGTGGTTGGAGATCGAAGAACAGCTTTACGCCGAAGAATCGGAATTGGTAGGGATTGAAGTCGGAATCGGTGCCGAGGCGATTCAACGCCTGCTCGAGGAAGTGAACCTCGAGGAAGAAGCCGAGAAACTGCGCGAGGAAATTGCTGGAGCGAAAGGACAGAAACGCGCCAAGCTCATTAAACGCTTGCGGGTGATCGATAACTTTATTGCCACCGGCGCGCGCCCGGAATGGATGGTTCTCGAAGCGATCCCGGTAATTCCGCCGGATTTGCGCCCGATGGTGCAACTCGACGGCGGACGCTTTGCAACCTCCGATTTGAACGATTTATACCGGCGGGTGATCAACCGCAACAACCGCCTTGCAAGATTGCAAGAAATTCTTGCACCGGAAATTATCGTTCGCAACGAAAAGCGGATGCTGCAAGAAGCAGTAGACGCGCTGATCGATAACGGACGGCGCGGACGCACGGTGGTGGGAGCGAATAACCGCCCGCTTAAATCCCTCTCCGATATTATTGAAGGGAAACAGGGTCGTTTCCGACAAAACTTGCTCGGCAAACGGGTCGATTATTCCGGGCGATCGGTGATTGTCGTTGGGCCGAACTTGAATATTTATCAGTGCGGTTTGCCTCGGGAAATGGCGATCGAATTGTTTCAGCCGTTTGTCATTCATCGCTTGATCAAAGGCGGCTTGGTGAACAATATCAAGGCAGCGAAGAAGTTAATTCAGCGATCGGATCCCGTGGTTTGGGATGTCCTCGAAGAAGTCATTGCCGGACACCCCGTGATGTTAAACCGCGCGCCGACGCTCCACCGTTTGGGGATTCAAGCCTTCGAGCCGATTTTAGTAGACGGTCGTGCCATTCAGTTGCACCCCTTGGTCTGTCCCGCGTTTAACGCCGACTTCGACGGCGACCAAATGGCGGTTCACGTTCCCCTCTCCTTAGAAGCGCAAGCCGAAGCGCGGTTGTTGATGTTGGCTTGCCATAACATTTTATCGCCCGCTACCGGCCGCCCGATCGTTACGCCGTCTCAGGATATGGTGTTGGGGTGCTATTACCTCACCGCAGAAAATCCGAAAGCACAGAAAGGGGCGGGACGCTATTTCGGAAGTTTGGACGATGCGCTGCGCGCTTTCGATCGCGACGAACTCGACCTCCACGCTTACGTCTGGGTACGCTACAGCGGCGAACTCGAAGCCCCCGATGGCGAAGAGACGCTCGTGAGTAAGACCGAAAATGAGGACGGAACGGTAACAAAGGAATACGAATTCCGTAAAGTCCGCGAAACAGCCTCCGGGGAAGTCATCGTTCAGTACATTCGCACCACCACCGGACGCATTATCTATAACAAGACCATTCAAGAGGCATTGGCGAGTTAA
- the rpoB gene encoding DNA-directed RNA polymerase subunit beta translates to MTNLTYNLLPDLIEIQRSSFRWFLETGLIEELSSFSPITDYTGKLELHFIGDNYKLHQPKYSVDEAKRRDASYAVQMYVPTRLINRETGEIIEQEVFIGDLPLMTERGTFIINGAERVIVNQIVRSPGVYYKSETDKNGRRTYSASLIPNRGAWLKFETDKNDLVWVRIDKTRKLSAQVLLKAIGLADNEILDALRHPDYYQKTLDKEGNPSEEEALMELYRKLRPGEPPTVSGGKQLLESRFFDNKRYDLGKVGRYKLNKKLRLNVPDTMRVLTPTDILAAIDYLINLEFDSGSTDDIDHLGNRRVRSVGELLQNQVRVGLNRLERIIRERMTVSEAGSLSPASLVNPKPLVAAIKEFFGSSQLSQFMDQTNPLAELTHKRRLSALGPGGLTRERAGFAVRDIHPSHYGRICPVETPEGPNAGLIGSLATYARVNEYGFIETPYYRVENGRVRYDEDAVYLTADEEDDLQVAPGDLRVDETGNIQGPQVPVRYRQEFSTTTPEQVDYVAVSPMQIVSVATSLIPFLEHDDANRALMGSNMQRQAVPLLRPERPLVGTGLEAQAARDSGMVVVSQHYGVVTYVDAERIRVRVNESDADSVTALETTGDEGVTASMNNGSSKAPIEIEYELQKYQRSNQDTCLNQRPLVYIGEPVVPGQVLADGSATEGGELALGQNILVTYMPWEGYNYEDAILISERLVMDDVYTSIHVEKYEIEARQTKLGPEEVTREIPNVGEDSLRNLDERGIIRVGAWVEAGDILVGKVTPKGESDQPPEEKLLRAIFGEKARDVRDNSLRVPNGEKGRVVDVRVFTREQGDELPPGANMVVRVYVAQKRKIQVGDKMAGRHGNKGIISRILPMEDMPYLPDGRPIDIVLNPLGVPSRMNVGQVFECLLGWAGENLGVRFKMTPFDEMYGEEASRLSVHGKLIEASNKLGKNWVFDPENAGKITVYDGRTGEALDQPVTVGMAYMLKLVHLVDDKIHARSTGPYSLVTQQPLGGKAQQGGQRFGEMEVWALEAYGAAYILQELLTVKSDDMQGRNEALNAIVKGKPIPRPGTPESFKVLMRELQSLGLDIAVHKVDNADDGTSNDLEVDLMADTDRRRAPSRPTYESLTAEDLQEDEI, encoded by the coding sequence ATGACAAACTTAACCTATAATTTGCTTCCCGACCTGATCGAAATTCAACGGTCTAGCTTCCGTTGGTTCCTCGAAACCGGACTAATCGAAGAACTCAGCAGTTTCTCGCCGATTACCGACTATACCGGCAAGCTCGAACTGCACTTTATCGGCGACAACTATAAATTACACCAGCCTAAATACAGCGTAGACGAAGCCAAACGGCGCGATGCCAGTTACGCCGTGCAAATGTACGTTCCCACGCGCCTGATCAACCGCGAAACCGGCGAAATCATCGAACAGGAAGTCTTCATCGGCGACCTGCCCCTCATGACCGAGCGCGGAACCTTCATTATTAACGGCGCAGAACGGGTCATCGTCAACCAAATCGTGCGATCGCCCGGAGTTTACTACAAATCCGAAACCGACAAAAACGGTCGCCGCACCTACTCCGCCTCCCTCATCCCCAACCGAGGCGCTTGGCTTAAATTTGAAACCGACAAAAACGACCTCGTGTGGGTGCGCATCGACAAAACCCGCAAACTCTCCGCCCAAGTCCTACTCAAAGCCATCGGACTGGCCGATAACGAGATCCTCGACGCGCTGCGCCACCCCGACTACTACCAAAAAACCCTCGACAAAGAAGGCAACCCCAGCGAAGAAGAAGCCTTAATGGAACTCTACCGGAAACTGCGTCCGGGAGAACCTCCCACCGTCTCCGGCGGGAAACAACTGCTCGAATCGCGCTTCTTCGACAACAAACGCTACGACCTCGGTAAAGTCGGCCGCTACAAGCTCAACAAAAAACTGCGCTTGAACGTCCCCGACACCATGCGCGTCCTGACCCCAACTGATATTCTCGCCGCGATCGACTACCTCATCAACCTCGAATTCGACTCCGGTAGCACCGACGACATCGACCACCTCGGCAACCGCCGCGTCCGCTCCGTCGGCGAACTCCTGCAAAACCAAGTCCGCGTCGGCCTCAACCGCCTCGAGCGCATCATCCGCGAGCGCATGACCGTATCCGAAGCCGGTTCCCTCAGCCCCGCCTCCTTGGTCAACCCCAAACCCTTAGTCGCCGCCATCAAAGAATTCTTCGGATCCTCCCAACTCTCCCAGTTCATGGATCAAACCAATCCTCTGGCTGAGTTGACCCACAAACGCCGCCTCTCTGCCCTCGGCCCTGGAGGACTCACCCGCGAGCGGGCGGGCTTCGCCGTGCGCGACATTCACCCCTCCCACTACGGACGAATCTGTCCGGTGGAAACCCCTGAAGGGCCCAACGCAGGCTTAATCGGCTCGCTCGCCACCTACGCCCGCGTCAACGAATACGGCTTCATCGAAACCCCTTACTATCGCGTCGAGAACGGTCGAGTTCGCTACGACGAAGACGCTGTTTACCTCACCGCCGACGAAGAAGACGACTTGCAAGTCGCGCCGGGAGACTTGCGCGTTGATGAAACTGGAAACATCCAAGGGCCGCAAGTTCCAGTGCGCTATCGGCAGGAATTCTCCACCACCACCCCCGAACAGGTGGATTACGTCGCCGTTTCGCCGATGCAAATCGTCTCGGTAGCAACCTCCCTAATTCCCTTCCTCGAACACGACGACGCGAACCGCGCCCTGATGGGTTCTAATATGCAGCGGCAAGCCGTTCCCTTATTGCGCCCCGAACGCCCCCTCGTCGGAACCGGACTCGAAGCCCAAGCCGCACGAGACTCCGGGATGGTTGTGGTTTCCCAACACTACGGAGTCGTTACCTACGTCGATGCCGAGCGTATTCGGGTGCGAGTTAACGAATCGGATGCCGATTCAGTTACGGCTCTTGAAACCACAGGCGATGAAGGCGTAACCGCTTCGATGAATAACGGCAGCAGCAAAGCGCCGATTGAAATCGAGTACGAACTGCAAAAATACCAGCGCTCCAACCAAGATACCTGCTTGAACCAGCGCCCTCTGGTTTACATCGGCGAACCCGTCGTTCCCGGTCAAGTGCTAGCAGACGGTTCGGCAACCGAAGGCGGCGAACTCGCCCTCGGTCAGAACATCCTCGTTACCTATATGCCGTGGGAAGGCTACAACTACGAAGATGCCATCCTGATTAGCGAGCGCTTGGTGATGGATGACGTTTATACCAGCATCCACGTCGAGAAATACGAAATCGAAGCGCGACAAACCAAACTCGGCCCCGAAGAAGTGACGCGCGAAATCCCTAACGTCGGTGAAGATTCGTTAAGAAACCTTGACGAACGCGGCATTATCCGGGTCGGGGCTTGGGTCGAAGCCGGAGATATTTTGGTTGGGAAAGTCACCCCCAAAGGCGAATCCGACCAACCCCCCGAAGAAAAACTGCTGCGCGCGATTTTCGGCGAAAAAGCGCGGGATGTGCGGGATAACTCCCTGCGGGTTCCCAACGGCGAAAAAGGTCGAGTAGTAGACGTGCGGGTGTTTACGCGCGAACAAGGCGACGAACTCCCCCCCGGCGCGAATATGGTCGTCCGCGTTTACGTCGCCCAGAAACGCAAAATCCAAGTCGGCGATAAAATGGCCGGTCGCCACGGGAATAAAGGGATTATTTCGCGAATTCTGCCGATGGAAGATATGCCCTACCTTCCCGACGGTCGCCCCATCGATATTGTCCTCAACCCCTTGGGCGTACCGTCGCGGATGAACGTGGGACAGGTGTTTGAATGTCTGCTGGGTTGGGCGGGCGAGAACTTAGGCGTGCGCTTTAAGATGACCCCGTTTGACGAAATGTATGGGGAAGAAGCGTCTCGTTTGAGCGTCCACGGCAAGCTTATAGAGGCGAGTAACAAGCTGGGTAAAAATTGGGTGTTCGATCCCGAAAATGCTGGCAAAATTACCGTCTACGATGGTCGAACCGGCGAGGCGCTAGATCAACCGGTTACGGTGGGTATGGCTTATATGCTGAAACTGGTTCACTTAGTCGATGATAAGATTCACGCCCGTTCTACTGGACCGTACTCCTTGGTAACGCAACAGCCCCTCGGCGGTAAAGCCCAACAAGGCGGACAGCGTTTTGGAGAAATGGAGGTGTGGGCGCTAGAAGCTTACGGTGCGGCTTATATCTTGCAAGAATTGCTAACGGTGAAATCCGACGATATGCAAGGGCGCAACGAAGCGTTAAACGCGATCGTTAAAGGTAAGCCGATTCCGCGTCCGGGAACGCCCGAATCCTTCAAGGTATTGATGCGAGAACTGCAATCGTTAGGATTAGACATTGCCGTTCATAAAGTAGACAATGCCGATGATGGAACCTCCAACGATCTCGAGGTGGATTTGATGGCGGACACCGATCGCCGCCGCGCTCCGAGCCGTCCGACCTACGAATCTTTAACGGCTGAGGATCTACAAGAAGACGAGATTTAA
- a CDS encoding TatD family hydrolase gives MQLIDTHVHINFEVFQQELDAIQDRWREAGVVGLVHSCVEPSEFESIRSLADRFTEMRFAIGLHPLDAQRWTNRSEGEILALAKSDPRVVAIGETGLDFYKAENEEHQKEVCRAQLGIALALDKPVIIHCREAALALKNLFREIDNPNLRGVMHCWGGTPEETQWFLDLGFYISFSGIVTFKNAIAVQESARLVPNDRLLIETDCPFLAPHPKRGKRNEPAYVYYVAEKLAELRGTSLEALAAQTTSNACKLFGLDDLAIARA, from the coding sequence ATGCAGCTAATCGATACCCACGTCCACATCAATTTTGAAGTTTTTCAGCAAGAGTTGGACGCGATTCAAGATCGCTGGCGAGAAGCGGGAGTGGTGGGCCTAGTTCACTCCTGCGTCGAGCCGAGCGAGTTTGAAAGTATCCGAAGCTTAGCGGATCGCTTTACCGAGATGCGTTTTGCGATCGGGCTGCATCCGTTGGATGCCCAGCGATGGACGAATCGGAGCGAGGGCGAAATCTTAGCCCTAGCAAAGTCGGATCCTCGCGTGGTCGCGATCGGCGAAACCGGCTTAGACTTCTATAAAGCTGAAAATGAAGAGCATCAAAAAGAGGTTTGTCGAGCGCAGTTGGGCATTGCCCTGGCGCTCGATAAACCTGTCATTATTCATTGTCGCGAGGCAGCATTAGCGCTAAAAAACTTGTTTAGAGAAATCGACAATCCGAACCTGCGCGGTGTCATGCACTGTTGGGGGGGAACGCCGGAAGAAACGCAGTGGTTTCTCGATCTGGGCTTTTATATCAGCTTCAGCGGCATTGTCACCTTTAAAAATGCGATCGCGGTGCAAGAATCCGCCCGACTCGTTCCGAACGATCGCTTGTTAATCGAAACCGACTGTCCCTTCCTCGCCCCCCATCCCAAACGCGGCAAGCGCAACGAACCCGCCTACGTTTACTACGTGGCGGAAAAATTAGCAGAACTGCGGGGAACGTCCCTCGAAGCGCTAGCCGCCCAAACCACGAGCAATGCCTGTAAACTCTTTGGATTAGACGATCTCGCGATCGCCCGAGCCTAA
- the rpsT gene encoding 30S ribosomal protein S20 gives MANSKSATKRIQIAERNRLRNKAYKSSVRTLMKKCLTRVDRYAANPTSELSEQVQESLSEAYQKIDKAVARGVFHANNGARKKSRLARALKKAAPAS, from the coding sequence GTGGCTAACAGCAAATCTGCAACCAAACGAATTCAAATCGCCGAAAGAAATCGGCTGCGCAATAAAGCTTATAAATCATCAGTGAGAACCCTGATGAAGAAATGTCTGACGCGGGTGGATCGCTACGCAGCGAACCCGACTTCAGAGTTATCCGAACAAGTGCAGGAATCGCTATCGGAAGCTTATCAGAAGATCGATAAGGCCGTGGCGCGCGGAGTCTTTCACGCCAATAACGGGGCGAGAAAGAAATCTCGCTTGGCTCGCGCGCTGAAAAAAGCAGCCCCCGCTTCTTGA
- the hisD gene encoding histidinol dehydrogenase — MLRIITQEAEARSELRRISDRAYSVEILHKEATVREIIQTVQRQGDKALLDYTLEFDGQSLTREQLRVSGSELDAAYQQVSKELLEAISLAREQIEAFHRLRVPKSWVHFDENEAVLGKRYTPVDRAGLYVPGGRAAYPSTVLMNAIPAKVAKVPKIVMVTPPGENGKLPAAVLVAAQEAGVTEIYRIGGAQAIAALAYGTETIPAVDVITGPGNIYVTLAKKTVYGKVGIDSLAGPSEVLIIADRQANPVHVAADLLAQAEHDPMAAAILIATDSDLASKVQTEVSKQLNDHPRKLLAEKAVAHYGLIIVVDTLETAAELSNLFAPEHLELEVEEPWELLEKIRHAGAIFLGNSTPEAVGDYLAGPNHTLPTSGAARYASALGVETFIKHSSLIQYSPQALQKMSSAIQILARAEGLHSHGESVRLRMENEYVDPQE; from the coding sequence ATGCTGCGAATCATCACTCAAGAAGCTGAAGCCCGGTCGGAACTGCGTCGAATCAGCGATCGCGCCTACAGCGTCGAAATTCTTCATAAAGAAGCCACGGTTCGAGAAATCATTCAAACCGTGCAACGTCAAGGCGATAAAGCCCTGCTCGATTACACCCTCGAGTTTGACGGTCAGTCCCTCACGCGCGAACAACTGCGCGTCAGCGGCTCCGAACTCGACGCGGCCTATCAGCAGGTCTCCAAAGAATTGCTCGAAGCGATCTCCCTCGCTCGCGAGCAAATCGAAGCCTTTCATCGCCTGCGCGTTCCCAAATCTTGGGTGCATTTCGACGAAAACGAGGCGGTATTAGGCAAGCGCTATACCCCCGTCGATCGCGCGGGACTCTATGTTCCCGGCGGGCGTGCTGCCTACCCCAGTACGGTACTGATGAACGCCATTCCCGCAAAAGTGGCAAAAGTTCCTAAGATCGTCATGGTTACGCCGCCGGGAGAAAACGGCAAGCTCCCCGCAGCCGTCCTCGTCGCTGCCCAAGAAGCAGGCGTAACCGAAATTTATCGCATTGGCGGCGCGCAAGCCATTGCCGCCCTCGCCTACGGGACTGAAACCATTCCCGCCGTCGATGTCATCACCGGTCCGGGCAACATTTACGTTACCCTCGCCAAAAAAACCGTTTACGGAAAAGTTGGCATCGATTCCTTAGCCGGACCTTCCGAAGTCCTGATTATCGCCGATCGCCAAGCCAATCCCGTCCACGTCGCCGCCGACTTGCTCGCCCAAGCCGAACACGACCCGATGGCGGCTGCAATCTTAATCGCTACCGATTCCGACCTCGCCAGCAAAGTCCAAACTGAAGTCAGCAAACAACTCAACGATCATCCCCGCAAACTGCTCGCCGAAAAAGCCGTCGCCCACTACGGTTTAATTATTGTTGTCGATACCCTCGAAACTGCCGCCGAACTCTCTAACCTTTTCGCCCCAGAACACCTCGAACTCGAAGTCGAAGAACCCTGGGAACTTTTGGAGAAAATTCGCCACGCCGGAGCTATCTTTTTAGGTAATTCCACACCCGAAGCTGTAGGGGATTATTTAGCAGGCCCCAATCATACTTTGCCCACCTCCGGAGCCGCGCGTTATGCCTCAGCGTTGGGGGTAGAAACTTTCATCAAACATTCGAGTTTGATTCAGTATTCGCCCCAAGCTTTACAGAAAATGTCGAGTGCGATTCAAATCCTCGCGCGAGCGGAAGGATTGCACTCGCACGGCGAATCGGTGCGCTTGCGAATGGAGAATGAGTATGTCGATCCTCAAGAGTAG
- a CDS encoding ACP phosphodiesterase: MNYLAHIRLAENTPESQLGNFLGDFVKGPLEDYQNCYSAEILKGIATHRQIDCFTDRHPLYLQSRRLLGDRYFRFSGIIIDIAYDHFLSKHWQLFAASQLDDFVNDFYDNLQANRSILPPKARAIAPKVVLENWLASYQTLAGVNRTLARISRRLKRANPLATASEELAEHYEALEAGFLQFFPEAIAYAEILQKSPFQQPSSESALELSINLQSLHRKK; the protein is encoded by the coding sequence GTGAACTACCTTGCTCATATTCGGCTTGCTGAAAATACCCCCGAATCTCAATTGGGAAATTTTCTAGGCGATTTTGTAAAAGGACCGTTGGAGGACTATCAAAATTGCTATAGTGCCGAAATTTTAAAGGGAATTGCAACCCATCGCCAGATCGATTGTTTTACCGATCGCCACCCACTCTATCTTCAAAGTCGGCGCTTATTAGGCGATCGCTATTTTCGCTTTTCTGGCATCATTATTGATATCGCTTACGACCACTTTTTATCAAAACATTGGCAACTATTCGCAGCTTCACAGTTGGATGATTTTGTCAATGATTTTTACGATAATTTACAAGCAAATCGCTCGATTTTACCGCCGAAAGCACGCGCGATCGCTCCCAAAGTTGTTCTTGAAAATTGGCTCGCCTCTTACCAAACTTTAGCCGGAGTCAATCGAACGCTCGCTCGTATTTCTCGGCGTTTAAAGCGAGCCAATCCTTTAGCAACGGCATCTGAGGAACTTGCCGAACATTACGAAGCTTTAGAAGCGGGATTTTTGCAATTTTTTCCGGAGGCGATCGCTTATGCCGAAATCCTTCAAAAGTCGCCTTTTCAGCAGCCCAGTTCTGAATCTGCCCTTGAGTTATCCATCAATCTCCAGTCTCTTCATCGTAAAAAGTAG
- a CDS encoding class I SAM-dependent methyltransferase yields MTEKSYVFSETQAIPEKERLETLQLIFDPDTHSYLQQIGIEKGWNCLEVGAGAGSIMHYLCDRVDESGRVVAVDIDPRFIEATQRSNLEIRRLDIVTTELEPNCYDLVHVRAVLMHLCDRDSAIKNLFQALKPGGWLLVEEPDFTHALPVETESPNGQCIARVFEATRKLYETLGVDPYFGRKLPLIFNSFNFEALDTATNTALFQGGSQRAKIWKMAIESIGQRAIDTDFCSSRDVANFLQLIDDPAVWMLDYAIMAVWGKKSAS; encoded by the coding sequence ATGACTGAAAAATCATACGTTTTTTCGGAGACCCAGGCGATTCCCGAGAAAGAGCGTCTAGAAACCCTTCAGTTAATTTTCGATCCGGACACGCATTCTTACCTTCAACAAATCGGGATTGAGAAGGGATGGAATTGCTTAGAGGTTGGTGCTGGTGCCGGTTCGATTATGCACTACCTTTGCGATCGCGTTGACGAATCCGGGCGCGTAGTTGCTGTAGATATAGACCCTCGTTTTATTGAGGCAACTCAACGCTCTAACTTAGAAATTCGTCGTTTGGATATTGTCACGACTGAATTAGAACCGAATTGCTACGATCTCGTTCACGTTCGTGCGGTTTTAATGCACCTTTGCGATCGCGATTCAGCCATTAAAAATCTTTTTCAGGCACTCAAACCGGGGGGATGGCTTTTAGTTGAAGAACCCGATTTTACCCATGCCCTACCCGTTGAAACAGAAAGTCCAAACGGGCAATGTATCGCACGAGTTTTTGAGGCAACCCGAAAACTTTATGAAACTCTAGGAGTCGATCCTTATTTCGGACGGAAATTGCCTCTAATTTTCAATTCTTTTAATTTTGAAGCCCTTGATACGGCGACCAATACTGCTTTGTTTCAGGGAGGCTCGCAGCGAGCTAAAATTTGGAAAATGGCAATAGAAAGCATCGGACAACGAGCGATCGATACTGATTTTTGTAGCAGTCGGGACGTAGCTAATTTTCTTCAACTTATCGACGATCCGGCGGTTTGGATGTTAGATTATGCGATTATGGCAGTCTGGGGAAAAAAATCGGCATCGTGA